One Leptospira bouyouniensis DNA window includes the following coding sequences:
- a CDS encoding LIC11661 family lipoprotein: MNRNLFFWALTSVLLCLLVGNCTNYSTTASVQAPPTLISITNNGNSNFTIKVRAQNPEFIFQGYRLYQAATESLAQNPNDTNLGTDCLLAQAAIVQPIEYLFEVDPSTNPNTAGVSCRIFATLTPGSYISMRTLGLAVNLANSTSSYRVSLPSNTLIVP, translated from the coding sequence ATGAACCGCAATTTGTTTTTTTGGGCACTGACCTCCGTGTTGCTTTGCCTTTTGGTTGGGAATTGCACAAATTATTCCACGACGGCTTCAGTCCAGGCACCTCCCACACTCATTTCGATCACAAATAATGGAAATTCCAACTTTACGATAAAAGTGAGGGCTCAAAACCCAGAATTCATCTTCCAAGGGTATCGTCTCTACCAAGCTGCCACGGAAAGTTTAGCCCAAAATCCAAACGATACAAATCTCGGAACCGATTGTTTGTTAGCGCAAGCAGCAATTGTCCAACCCATTGAGTATCTTTTTGAGGTAGACCCTTCAACAAACCCCAATACAGCCGGAGTTTCCTGCCGTATTTTTGCCACATTGACCCCAGGGTCGTATATTTCGATGCGGACGTTGGGACTTGCTGTTAATTTGGCAAATAGCACGAGTTCCTACCGCGTTTCCCTCCCTTCCAACACGCTTATTGTCCCATAA
- a CDS encoding DedA family protein — protein MDFLQTLVSIFMQYGYFAVFGILILCGFGLPVPEDISLTAGGVISGLGYANVHIMFFVGMAGVLIGDSFVFWLGSHYGERALTLPVLRTVLHPERFDKVREQFKKYGRWVVFVGRFMPGLRMPIFFTAGTSKQISFLLFLLTDGFAALISVPIWVYLGYYFAHNFDELMGWVRSGQTLILILVVLLVGILLFFWWRKKQREGKGTK, from the coding sequence ATGGACTTTCTACAAACTTTAGTTTCCATTTTTATGCAATACGGTTATTTTGCCGTTTTTGGAATTCTAATCCTCTGTGGGTTTGGACTTCCGGTTCCAGAAGACATCTCACTCACGGCAGGTGGAGTGATTTCAGGCCTTGGTTATGCCAATGTACATATTATGTTTTTTGTGGGTATGGCGGGAGTTCTCATTGGAGATTCGTTTGTATTTTGGCTTGGGAGCCATTATGGAGAAAGAGCACTTACTTTACCTGTGTTACGCACGGTATTACACCCAGAACGTTTTGACAAAGTAAGAGAACAATTTAAAAAATACGGTCGTTGGGTCGTGTTTGTTGGTCGATTTATGCCAGGGCTTCGAATGCCAATTTTTTTTACAGCTGGCACTTCCAAACAAATTAGTTTTTTATTATTTTTACTCACTGATGGCTTTGCAGCCCTGATTTCCGTCCCTATTTGGGTGTATTTAGGTTATTATTTTGCTCATAATTTTGATGAGCTGATGGGTTGGGTGCGCAGTGGCCAAACCTTGATTTTGATCCTCGTGGTTCTTCTTGTGGGAATTTTACTCTTCTTTTGGTGGAGGAAAAAACAAAGAGAAGGAAAAGGGACCAAATGA
- a CDS encoding deoxyguanosinetriphosphate triphosphohydrolase, protein MKKGRNELLLEEEKILAPYAVGSRNSGGRAYEEPEHPYRLPFQRDKDRIIHSHAFKRLEYKTQVFVYSEGDHFRNRLTHTLEVAGISKTISKVLGLNEDLSESIALAHDLGHSPFGHAGQEALAELMKDIGGFEHNKQSLRVVQKLERRYPDFPGLNLCEETLLGIMKHGGGYESSNLLEVRRTLGPSLEAMIVDSSDEITYSAHDLEDGLESGLLHLDDVKGLMIWKRIYDSLPQIEKNQKKESLSISRSIGRVLLNLMVSDLIESVYGMLTKYSVKSRENISDLYNQKIKLVQFSEEFQKEFLQLKQYLFQNLYRHSEVSRMSERGKETIYLLFKHFESHPESIPESYRNREEEDGKMRIICDYIAGMTDRYAIEKLKREGILWFPY, encoded by the coding sequence ATGAAGAAAGGGAGAAATGAACTCCTATTAGAAGAGGAAAAAATCCTTGCACCCTATGCTGTAGGGAGCCGGAATTCTGGTGGTCGTGCATATGAAGAACCAGAACATCCTTATCGGTTACCGTTCCAAAGAGATAAAGATCGCATCATTCACTCCCATGCATTCAAACGATTGGAATACAAAACACAAGTGTTTGTTTATTCAGAAGGAGATCATTTTCGCAATCGTTTGACTCATACGTTAGAAGTAGCAGGAATTTCAAAAACGATATCTAAAGTCCTCGGGCTCAATGAAGATTTAAGTGAGTCCATTGCCCTTGCTCATGATTTGGGCCATTCACCTTTTGGGCATGCGGGGCAGGAAGCTCTTGCCGAACTGATGAAAGATATTGGTGGATTTGAGCATAATAAACAATCACTTCGTGTTGTGCAAAAATTGGAACGAAGGTATCCTGACTTTCCAGGACTCAATTTATGTGAAGAAACTCTTCTAGGAATTATGAAACACGGTGGTGGGTATGAATCATCAAACTTACTTGAGGTGAGAAGGACTTTAGGTCCTTCTCTTGAGGCGATGATTGTGGACTCTTCTGATGAAATCACATATAGTGCCCATGATTTAGAAGATGGATTAGAGAGTGGTTTACTGCATTTGGATGATGTGAAAGGACTTATGATTTGGAAACGAATTTATGATAGTTTGCCTCAAATTGAAAAAAATCAAAAGAAAGAATCGCTTTCGATTTCTAGATCGATAGGTAGAGTTTTGCTAAATTTGATGGTATCCGATTTGATAGAATCTGTATATGGAATGTTAACAAAGTATTCTGTGAAATCTAGGGAGAATATTTCTGACTTGTACAATCAAAAAATCAAATTGGTTCAATTTTCCGAAGAGTTTCAGAAGGAATTTTTACAATTAAAACAATATTTATTTCAAAATTTATACAGACATTCTGAAGTATCTCGGATGAGTGAGCGAGGGAAAGAAACGATTTATTTGTTATTTAAACATTTTGAATCACACCCAGAATCCATACCAGAGTCATATCGGAATCGAGAAGAGGAAGATGGAAAGATGCGGATCATTTGTGATTATATTGCAGGTATGACAGATCGTTATGCTATTGAAAAATTAAAAAGAGAAGGGATCCTTTGGTTTCCTTATTAA